In Chromobacterium rhizoryzae, one genomic interval encodes:
- a CDS encoding methyl-accepting chemotaxis protein, protein MRKFSDWPIWLKLTMAVWCCLVLAWSGLIAWETSVSRDIAVEQAQDLAHSMNEMTMAGLTGMMITGTVGQRDVFLDQIKELSAVRDLRVIRAPAVSKQFGPGNAGDKNLNGDAVEQQALRDGKPHIRIESTPALGEHLRVVYPALASRNYLGKNCMMCHQVADKTPLGVVSMRVSLEKPYASVSRFRDQSILFAILASLPLMAVVFLLARRLVTRPLQAMSAGLAELAQGEGDLTRRLPVRSRDEIGDTALRFNQMLAAIAELVRHVGASAGAVSQSSRQLADGAAHLAESSHRQNRQSQSAAGAVEQLASHIGEIAGKAEDVSAEADQSLQRSEDGRASLSQLQREVSQVEQAVRLMAQAETELASSTSSITNMTKEVREIAEQTNLLALNAAIEAARAGEQGRGFAVVADEVRKLAEKSARSASEIDAVTGALNQKTDAVRAAVNAGLSSLAASRQSADSVSSVLDAANQSVAEVRQGLRQIVAVTEQQRAASQSVTGSIDAIAEMAQTNDQEIGQTVNAAEQLEQLAQRLTESVSRFTV, encoded by the coding sequence ATGCGCAAATTTTCCGATTGGCCGATCTGGCTGAAACTGACCATGGCGGTATGGTGCTGCCTGGTCCTGGCCTGGAGCGGGCTGATAGCCTGGGAAACCAGCGTCAGCCGGGACATCGCCGTGGAACAGGCGCAAGACCTGGCCCACAGCATGAATGAAATGACCATGGCCGGGCTCACCGGCATGATGATTACCGGCACCGTGGGCCAACGCGACGTTTTTCTGGACCAGATCAAGGAACTGTCCGCGGTGCGCGATCTGAGAGTGATCCGCGCCCCGGCCGTCAGCAAGCAGTTCGGCCCCGGCAACGCCGGCGACAAGAATCTGAACGGCGACGCGGTGGAGCAACAGGCGCTGCGGGACGGCAAGCCTCATATCCGGATTGAATCCACGCCGGCGCTGGGCGAACATCTGCGCGTGGTCTATCCGGCGCTGGCCTCGCGCAACTATCTGGGCAAAAACTGCATGATGTGCCACCAGGTGGCGGACAAGACGCCGCTGGGCGTGGTCAGCATGCGCGTCTCCCTGGAGAAGCCTTACGCCTCGGTCAGCCGTTTCCGCGATCAGAGCATTCTGTTCGCCATCCTGGCTTCCCTGCCCCTGATGGCGGTGGTCTTCCTGCTGGCGCGCCGCCTCGTCACCCGCCCGCTGCAGGCGATGTCGGCCGGGCTCGCCGAACTGGCCCAGGGCGAAGGCGATCTGACGCGACGGCTGCCGGTGCGCAGCCGCGACGAAATCGGCGACACCGCCTTGCGCTTCAACCAGATGCTGGCCGCCATCGCCGAGCTGGTGCGCCACGTCGGCGCCTCCGCCGGCGCGGTGTCCCAGTCCTCGCGCCAGTTAGCCGACGGCGCCGCCCACCTGGCGGAAAGCTCGCACAGGCAAAACCGCCAGTCCCAGTCCGCCGCCGGCGCGGTGGAGCAGCTGGCCAGCCATATCGGCGAAATCGCCGGCAAGGCCGAGGACGTCAGCGCCGAAGCCGACCAGAGCCTGCAACGCTCCGAAGACGGCCGCGCCAGCCTGAGCCAGCTGCAACGCGAAGTCAGCCAGGTGGAGCAGGCGGTGCGGCTGATGGCGCAGGCGGAAACCGAGCTGGCCAGTTCCACCTCCAGCATCACCAATATGACCAAGGAAGTGCGCGAGATCGCCGAACAGACCAATCTGCTGGCGCTGAACGCGGCGATCGAGGCCGCGCGCGCCGGCGAACAGGGCCGCGGCTTCGCGGTGGTGGCCGACGAGGTGCGCAAGCTGGCGGAGAAATCGGCCCGCTCCGCCAGCGAGATCGACGCCGTGACCGGCGCGCTCAACCAGAAAACCGACGCGGTGCGCGCCGCGGTCAACGCCGGCCTCAGCTCGCTGGCCGCCAGCCGCCAGTCCGCCGACAGCGTGTCCAGCGTGCTGGACGCCGCCAATCAATCGGTGGCCGAGGTGCGCCAGGGCCTGCGCCAGATCGTCGCCGTCACCGAGCAGCAGCGCGCCGCCAGCCAATCCGTAACCGGCAGCATAGACGCCATCGCCGAAATGGCGCAGACCAACGATCAGGAGATCGGCCAAACCGTGAACGCCGCCGAACAACTGGAACAATTGGCCCAGCGGCTGACGGAATCGGTGTCGCGCTTCACCGTGTGA
- the dbpA gene encoding ATP-dependent RNA helicase DbpA, whose product MKKAAFSTLPLSAALLSNLDSLGYHSMTAIQAASLPAILDGQDLIAQAKTGSGKTAAFGLGILARLNPRWFGVQALVLCPTRELADQVAQEIRRLARSIDNVKVVTLTGGSPMGPQIGSLEHGAHIVVGTPGRLQDHLFRGSLNLSGVGTLVLDEADRMVDMGFIEEIVGIVRACPRQRQTLMFSATYPENIRKISAQFMRRPQEIQVESLHSGERIEQWFYKIKPEQRLETVTTILRHLRPTSALAFCNTKERCKELVRDLQARGFSALALYGDLEQRERDQILLRFANKSATVLVATDVAARGLDIKELDLVINVDVTHDPEIHIHRIGRTGRGEAMGLALTLTADNDDKRLALIESYQQAPLTWAKLEQLTPAPGGPLLPPMVTLEIAGGKREKLRPGDILGALTGDAGFSGAQIGKISIFEFASFVALDRAIAEQALERLSAGKIKGKQFKMRLI is encoded by the coding sequence GTGAAAAAAGCCGCTTTCTCCACCCTGCCCCTGTCCGCCGCCCTCTTATCCAATCTGGACAGCCTGGGCTACCACAGCATGACCGCCATCCAGGCGGCCAGCCTGCCGGCCATTCTGGACGGCCAGGACCTGATCGCCCAGGCCAAGACCGGCAGCGGCAAGACAGCGGCTTTTGGACTCGGCATCCTAGCGCGCTTGAACCCGCGCTGGTTCGGCGTGCAAGCGCTGGTGCTCTGCCCCACCCGTGAGCTGGCCGACCAGGTAGCGCAGGAAATCCGCCGGCTGGCGCGCAGCATAGACAATGTCAAAGTGGTTACCCTGACCGGCGGCAGCCCGATGGGCCCGCAAATCGGCTCGCTGGAACACGGCGCCCACATCGTGGTGGGGACCCCCGGCCGGCTGCAGGATCACCTGTTCCGCGGCTCGCTGAATCTGTCCGGCGTCGGCACCCTGGTGCTGGACGAGGCGGACCGCATGGTGGACATGGGCTTCATCGAGGAAATCGTCGGCATCGTGCGCGCCTGCCCGCGCCAGCGCCAGACCCTGATGTTCTCCGCCACCTATCCGGAAAATATCCGCAAGATCAGCGCCCAGTTCATGCGCCGGCCGCAGGAAATCCAGGTGGAATCGCTGCACAGCGGCGAACGCATCGAACAATGGTTCTACAAGATCAAGCCGGAACAGCGGCTGGAAACCGTCACCACCATCCTGCGGCACCTGCGCCCGACGTCCGCGCTGGCCTTCTGCAACACCAAGGAACGCTGCAAGGAACTGGTGCGAGACCTGCAGGCGCGCGGCTTCAGCGCGCTGGCGCTGTACGGCGACCTGGAGCAGCGCGAACGCGACCAGATCCTGCTGCGCTTCGCCAACAAGAGCGCCACCGTGCTGGTGGCCACCGATGTCGCCGCGCGTGGCCTGGACATCAAGGAACTGGACTTGGTGATCAACGTCGACGTCACCCATGATCCGGAAATCCACATCCACCGCATCGGCCGCACCGGCCGCGGCGAGGCGATGGGCCTGGCGCTGACCCTGACCGCCGACAACGACGACAAGCGGCTGGCGCTGATCGAAAGCTATCAGCAGGCGCCGCTGACCTGGGCCAAGCTGGAACAGCTGACCCCGGCCCCTGGCGGCCCGCTGCTGCCGCCGATGGTCACGCTGGAAATCGCCGGCGGCAAGCGCGAAAAACTGCGCCCCGGCGACATCCTCGGCGCGCTGACCGGCGACGCCGGCTTTAGCGGCGCCCAGATCGGCAAGATCAGCATCTTCGAATTCGCCAGCTTCGTCGCGCTGGACCGCGCCATCGCCGAGCAGGCGCTGGAGCGCCTGTCCGCCGGCAAGATCAAGGGCAAGCAGTTCAAGATGCGCCTGATTTGA
- the map gene encoding type I methionyl aminopeptidase, whose amino-acid sequence MSIQLKNAQDIEKMRIAGRLASEVLDYITPFIKPGVTTEAIDKLCHDYIVNEQGAIPAPLNYAPDGHNPYPKSVCTSVNHVICHGIPNDKPLKSGDIMNLDVTVIKDGYHGDTSRMYHVGNVSEHARRLSRITYECMWRGIDKVKPGATLGDIGYAIQQHAENSGYSVVQEFCGHGIGTKFHEEPQVLHYGRPGTGLELQAGMIFTIEPMINQGKRHLRMLGDGWTVVTKDRSLSAQWEHTVLVTDSGYEILTQSAGTPPKPGK is encoded by the coding sequence ATGAGCATCCAACTGAAAAACGCCCAAGACATCGAAAAGATGCGGATCGCCGGCCGCCTGGCGTCGGAAGTCCTCGACTACATCACCCCCTTCATCAAGCCCGGCGTCACCACCGAAGCCATCGACAAGCTGTGCCACGACTACATCGTCAATGAGCAGGGCGCGATCCCGGCGCCGCTGAACTACGCGCCGGACGGCCACAATCCCTACCCCAAATCCGTGTGCACCTCGGTCAACCACGTGATCTGCCACGGCATCCCGAACGACAAGCCCCTGAAGAGCGGCGACATCATGAATCTGGATGTCACCGTGATCAAGGACGGCTACCACGGCGACACCAGCCGCATGTACCACGTCGGCAACGTTAGCGAACACGCCCGCCGCCTGTCCCGCATCACTTACGAATGCATGTGGCGCGGCATCGACAAGGTCAAGCCGGGCGCCACGCTGGGCGATATCGGCTACGCCATCCAGCAGCACGCGGAAAACTCCGGCTACAGCGTGGTGCAGGAATTCTGCGGCCACGGCATCGGCACCAAATTCCACGAAGAGCCGCAAGTGCTGCACTACGGCCGCCCCGGCACCGGGCTGGAACTGCAGGCCGGCATGATCTTCACCATCGAGCCCATGATCAACCAGGGCAAGCGCCACCTGCGCATGCTGGGCGACGGCTGGACCGTGGTCACCAAGGACCGCAGCCTGTCCGCGCAATGGGAGCACACCGTGCTGGTCACCGACAGCGGCTACGAGATCCTGACCCAGTCCGCGGGCACGCCGCCCAAGCCCGGCAAATAA
- a CDS encoding flagellin N-terminal helical domain-containing protein, whose translation MALTINSNLSALQGQNQLNQTQKAKDKLLAQLSAGKTTNNAANNPANAAISEALLAQINGNNQAINNANDGISLAQTADGALNQLQSNTQQIQELAIQAGNGALSASNRQALQQQVDQLTQANSAIVQSTEFNGTPLLNSNASTTFQVGPNGSADNQVNISGVNLSAAPASGGLNSYNANLNATGTIDISTQAGALAAQQSTNADLNTLANTRSTLGSISNRFEASINNLQTASVNTAAANSRISDTDFAAATAQLAAKQILGQTGLATQAQANVGPRAALSLLG comes from the coding sequence ATGGCACTGACCATCAATAGCAATCTGAGCGCGCTGCAGGGGCAGAACCAGCTGAACCAGACCCAGAAAGCCAAAGACAAGCTGCTGGCTCAACTCTCGGCCGGCAAGACCACCAACAACGCCGCCAACAATCCGGCCAACGCCGCCATTTCCGAAGCGCTGCTGGCCCAGATCAACGGCAACAATCAGGCGATCAACAACGCCAACGACGGCATCTCGCTGGCGCAAACCGCCGACGGCGCGCTCAATCAGCTGCAAAGCAATACCCAGCAAATCCAGGAGCTGGCGATCCAGGCCGGCAACGGCGCGCTCAGCGCCAGCAACCGCCAGGCGCTGCAACAGCAGGTGGACCAGCTGACCCAGGCCAATTCCGCCATCGTGCAAAGCACCGAATTCAACGGCACCCCGCTGCTGAACAGCAACGCCTCCACCACCTTCCAGGTGGGCCCCAACGGCAGCGCGGACAACCAGGTGAACATCTCCGGCGTCAATCTGTCCGCCGCGCCGGCCAGCGGCGGGCTCAACAGCTACAACGCCAATCTGAACGCCACCGGCACCATAGACATCAGCACCCAGGCCGGCGCGCTGGCCGCGCAGCAAAGCACCAACGCCGATCTGAACACCCTGGCCAACACCCGCAGCACGCTGGGCTCGATCAGCAACCGTTTCGAGGCCAGCATCAACAATCTGCAAACCGCCTCGGTCAACACCGCCGCCGCCAATAGCCGGATCAGCGACACCGACTTCGCCGCCGCGACGGCGCAGCTGGCGGCCAAACAGATCCTGGGGCAAACCGGCCTCGCCACCCAGGCCCAGGCCAATGTCGGCCCGCGCGCGGCGCTGTCCCTGCTGGGCTGA
- the rnk gene encoding nucleoside diphosphate kinase regulator → MSTSPAITVSSLDYERLAALLEDCESGHPTAAALEAELERADVVEPAAMPAGIITMNSCARVKLDDAQEKTLTLVYPREADSEQGKISVLAPIGAALLGLSAGQSIDWPTPAGSIRLKVLEVTYQPEAAGELHR, encoded by the coding sequence ATGTCGACAAGCCCGGCCATCACGGTGTCCTCTCTGGACTATGAGCGCCTCGCCGCGCTGCTGGAGGATTGCGAGAGCGGCCACCCCACCGCGGCCGCGCTGGAAGCCGAGCTGGAGCGCGCCGATGTGGTGGAGCCCGCCGCCATGCCCGCCGGCATCATCACCATGAACAGCTGCGCGCGGGTCAAGCTGGACGACGCCCAGGAAAAAACCCTGACCCTGGTCTACCCACGCGAAGCGGACAGCGAACAAGGCAAGATCTCGGTGCTGGCGCCCATCGGCGCCGCGCTGCTCGGCCTCTCCGCCGGACAGAGCATAGATTGGCCGACGCCGGCCGGCAGCATCCGCCTGAAGGTGCTGGAAGTCACCTACCAGCCAGAAGCCGCGGGCGAACTGCACCGCTGA
- a CDS encoding alpha/beta hydrolase produces the protein MLKAMNKQVVAGPAGGLETIVVAAQAEARGIAVICHPNPLQGGTNTNKVVQTAAKALSQLGYVCYCPNLRGVGDSEGQHDYGLGEVEDVIAVVEHARREQGDLPLALAGFSFGGFVAARTRARIASDKLLLMGVAVGKYETPTPEVPADALVIHGEEDEVIPLSAVMAWARPQGLPVVVFPGAGHFFHGRLVQLAQTIQRCW, from the coding sequence ATGTTGAAGGCGATGAACAAGCAAGTGGTGGCCGGGCCCGCCGGCGGTCTGGAAACCATCGTGGTGGCGGCCCAGGCCGAGGCGCGCGGCATTGCGGTGATCTGCCATCCCAACCCGCTGCAAGGCGGCACCAACACCAACAAGGTGGTGCAGACCGCGGCCAAGGCCTTGTCGCAGCTGGGCTATGTCTGCTACTGCCCGAATCTGCGCGGCGTGGGCGACAGCGAGGGACAGCACGATTACGGCCTCGGCGAGGTGGAGGACGTGATCGCCGTGGTGGAACACGCGCGCCGCGAGCAGGGCGATCTGCCGCTGGCGCTGGCCGGTTTTTCCTTCGGCGGCTTCGTCGCGGCGCGCACCCGCGCGCGCATAGCGTCGGACAAATTGCTGCTGATGGGCGTGGCGGTGGGCAAGTACGAAACGCCGACGCCGGAGGTGCCGGCCGATGCGCTGGTGATTCACGGCGAGGAGGACGAGGTGATTCCGCTGTCCGCGGTGATGGCATGGGCGCGGCCGCAAGGTTTGCCGGTGGTGGTGTTTCCCGGCGCCGGCCATTTCTTCCATGGCCGCCTGGTGCAGCTGGCGCAGACGATTCAGCGCTGTTGGTAG
- a CDS encoding (2Fe-2S) ferredoxin domain-containing protein → MSFFDKHVFICCNQRAGCEDCCNNHGASELLGYMKDKVKVLGLAGEGKIRVNKAGCLGRCDDGPVMVVYPEETWYTFVDKEDIDEIVAEHMVGGRVVERLKI, encoded by the coding sequence ATGAGCTTTTTCGACAAGCATGTATTCATCTGCTGTAATCAGCGCGCCGGCTGCGAGGATTGCTGCAATAATCACGGCGCCAGCGAACTGCTGGGCTATATGAAGGACAAGGTCAAGGTCCTGGGCCTGGCCGGCGAGGGCAAGATCCGCGTCAACAAGGCGGGCTGTCTTGGGCGCTGCGACGACGGCCCGGTGATGGTGGTGTATCCGGAGGAGACCTGGTACACCTTCGTCGACAAGGAAGACATCGACGAAATCGTCGCCGAGCACATGGTGGGCGGGCGCGTGGTGGAAAGGTTGAAGATCTGA
- the dnaB gene encoding replicative DNA helicase codes for MTESYENFDSEMAAIRTPPHSIEAEQSVLGGLLLDNSAWDKIADVVSEADFYRHDHRLIYKHVARLVELARPADVVTVSESLDKNGELGNIGGLSYLATLAQNTPSAANIRRYAEIVRERSIMRQLALVGTEIAEAAYAPMGRDASQLLDEAEGKVFQIAESTAKSKQGFLEMPGLLKEVVERIDMLYSRENPDEVTGVPTGFIDLDAKTSGLQAGDLIIVAGRPSMGKTAFSMNIAEHVAVEQHLPVAVFSMEMGGTQLVMRMLGSVGRLDQHTLRTGKLGDDDWQKLTYAIGKLSEAPMYIDETAALTALEVRARARRLARQHGGKLGLIVIDYLQLMSGSGRGDNRTAELGEISRGLKGLAKELQVPVIALSQLSRAVEQRPNKRPMMSDLRESGAIEQDADLIVFMYREEYYNPENQEVKGLAEAIIGKHRNGPTGAVRLAFVGKYAKFDNAATLGVSGWADSDS; via the coding sequence ATGACTGAATCGTACGAGAATTTTGACAGCGAGATGGCGGCGATCCGCACGCCGCCTCATTCGATCGAAGCCGAGCAATCGGTGCTGGGCGGCTTGTTGCTGGACAACAGCGCCTGGGACAAGATCGCCGACGTGGTGTCCGAGGCGGACTTTTACCGCCATGACCACCGGCTGATCTACAAGCACGTGGCCAGGCTGGTGGAACTGGCGCGTCCGGCCGACGTGGTCACCGTTTCCGAAAGCCTGGACAAGAACGGCGAACTGGGCAATATCGGCGGCCTGTCCTATCTGGCCACGCTGGCGCAGAACACGCCGTCCGCCGCCAATATCCGCCGCTACGCCGAGATCGTGCGCGAGCGCTCCATCATGCGCCAGCTGGCGCTGGTGGGCACCGAGATCGCCGAGGCCGCCTACGCGCCGATGGGGCGCGACGCCTCGCAGCTGCTGGACGAGGCCGAGGGCAAGGTGTTCCAGATCGCCGAATCCACCGCCAAGTCCAAGCAGGGTTTCCTGGAGATGCCGGGCCTGTTGAAAGAGGTGGTGGAGCGCATCGACATGCTCTACAGCCGGGAGAACCCGGACGAGGTCACCGGCGTGCCCACCGGCTTCATTGATCTGGACGCCAAGACCTCGGGCCTGCAAGCGGGCGATCTGATCATCGTCGCCGGACGTCCGTCCATGGGCAAGACCGCGTTCTCGATGAATATCGCCGAGCATGTGGCGGTGGAGCAGCATCTGCCGGTGGCGGTGTTCTCGATGGAGATGGGCGGCACGCAGCTGGTGATGCGTATGCTGGGTTCGGTGGGGCGGCTGGATCAGCACACGTTGCGTACCGGCAAGCTGGGCGACGATGACTGGCAGAAGCTGACTTACGCGATAGGCAAGCTGTCCGAGGCGCCGATGTACATCGACGAAACCGCTGCGCTGACCGCGCTGGAAGTGCGCGCGCGCGCGCGCCGTCTGGCGCGCCAGCACGGCGGCAAGCTGGGTCTGATCGTGATCGACTACTTGCAGCTGATGTCGGGCTCGGGCCGCGGCGACAACCGCACCGCCGAGCTGGGCGAGATTTCGCGCGGCCTGAAAGGCCTGGCCAAGGAGCTGCAGGTGCCGGTGATCGCGCTGTCCCAGCTGTCGCGGGCGGTGGAGCAGCGTCCCAACAAGCGGCCGATGATGTCGGACTTGCGGGAATCCGGCGCCATCGAGCAGGATGCCGACTTGATCGTCTTCATGTACCGGGAAGAGTATTACAACCCGGAGAACCAGGAAGTGAAGGGCCTGGCCGAGGCCATCATCGGCAAGCACCGTAACGGTCCCACCGGCGCGGTGCGGCTGGCCTTCGTCGGCAAGTACGCCAAGTTCGACAACGCCGCCACGCTGGGCGTCAGCGGTTGGGCGGACAGCGACTCCTAA
- a CDS encoding nuclear transport factor 2 family protein yields the protein MTPTALVQRQLDAYNQRQLEPFLAVYADDVTVYRLPGAEPSLRGKAALRDFYAGQRFNLPDLHAELVKRIEFGNKVIDHERVSGVAEQPFEVAAVYEIIDGKIQNVWFLAAD from the coding sequence ATGACGCCCACCGCCCTCGTCCAAAGACAACTCGACGCTTACAACCAACGCCAGCTGGAGCCCTTTCTCGCCGTCTACGCCGACGACGTGACGGTGTACCGGCTGCCCGGCGCGGAGCCCAGCCTGCGCGGCAAAGCCGCCCTGAGAGATTTCTACGCCGGCCAGCGCTTCAACTTGCCGGACCTGCACGCCGAACTGGTCAAACGCATCGAGTTCGGCAACAAGGTAATCGACCACGAACGCGTTAGCGGCGTGGCCGAACAGCCCTTCGAAGTGGCGGCCGTCTATGAAATCATCGACGGCAAGATCCAGAACGTGTGGTTCCTGGCGGCGGACTAA
- a CDS encoding BaiN/RdsA family NAD(P)/FAD-dependent oxidoreductase, which yields MQYDVIVIGAGAAGLMCAATAGQRGRRVLLLDHARKLAEKIRISGGGRCNFTNLHARFDCYLSANPHFCRSALAQYTPQDFIAMVERHGIGYHEKKLGQLFCDDGSERIIAMLDEECRLGGVDRRMEAQVLRVSRDADGFALETGAGVFRAASLVVATGGLSIPQIGATPFGYQLAEQFGLELTPLTPALVPLTFHVEDAEAFAPLAGVSLEVEARAGKGRFRENVLFTHKGVSGPAILQVSSYWQPGMTLELDLLPDADAAAWLEQKAGSEQLIANALAEFGWPKRFAEAWLEREGCNKRLKDLSPKQRQQLAERLHGWRVKPNGTQGYKKAEVTLGGVSTKALSSKTMMANAVPGLFFIGEVVDVTGWLGGYNFQWAWSSGYVAGMHC from the coding sequence TTGCAGTATGATGTTATTGTCATTGGAGCCGGCGCCGCCGGCCTGATGTGCGCGGCCACCGCGGGCCAGCGCGGCCGGCGCGTGCTCTTGCTGGACCATGCGCGCAAGCTGGCCGAGAAGATCCGCATTTCCGGCGGCGGCCGCTGCAATTTCACCAATCTCCACGCCCGTTTCGACTGTTATCTGTCGGCCAATCCGCATTTTTGCCGTTCGGCGCTGGCGCAGTACACGCCGCAGGATTTCATCGCCATGGTCGAGCGTCACGGCATCGGCTATCACGAGAAAAAGCTGGGCCAGCTGTTCTGCGACGACGGCAGCGAACGCATCATCGCCATGCTGGACGAGGAGTGCCGGCTGGGCGGGGTGGACCGGCGCATGGAGGCGCAGGTTCTGCGGGTGAGCCGGGACGCGGACGGTTTCGCGCTGGAGACCGGCGCCGGCGTTTTTCGCGCGGCGTCGCTGGTGGTGGCGACCGGCGGTTTGTCCATCCCGCAGATCGGCGCGACGCCGTTCGGCTACCAGTTGGCCGAACAGTTCGGCCTGGAGCTGACGCCGCTGACGCCGGCCCTGGTGCCGCTGACCTTTCACGTGGAGGACGCGGAAGCGTTCGCGCCGCTGGCCGGCGTGTCTTTGGAAGTGGAAGCGCGCGCCGGCAAGGGGCGCTTCCGCGAGAACGTGTTGTTCACTCACAAGGGCGTGTCCGGCCCGGCCATTCTGCAAGTGTCGTCCTATTGGCAGCCGGGCATGACGCTGGAACTGGACCTGCTGCCGGACGCGGACGCCGCGGCCTGGCTGGAGCAAAAGGCCGGCAGCGAGCAGCTTATCGCCAACGCGCTGGCCGAGTTCGGCTGGCCCAAGCGCTTCGCCGAGGCCTGGCTTGAGCGCGAGGGCTGCAATAAGCGGCTGAAGGACTTGTCGCCCAAGCAGCGTCAGCAGCTGGCCGAGCGCTTGCACGGCTGGCGGGTCAAACCCAACGGCACCCAAGGCTATAAAAAGGCCGAGGTGACGCTGGGCGGGGTGTCGACCAAGGCGCTGTCGTCCAAGACCATGATGGCCAACGCGGTGCCCGGCCTGTTCTTCATCGGCGAGGTGGTGGACGTCACCGGCTGGCTGGGCGGCTACAATTTCCAGTGGGCCTGGTCGTCAGGCTATGTGGCCGGGATGCATTGCTGA
- a CDS encoding superoxide dismutase: MEHKLPELPYALDALAPHISKETLEFHYGKHHQTYITNLNNLVKGTEFENASLEEIVKKSSGGIFNNAAQVWNHTFYWLGFAPNAGEERKPTGALADAINAKWGSHDEFKKAFTQTAIGTFGSGWAWLVKNTDGSLDLVSTSNAATPLTTDKKPLLTCDVWEHAYYIDYRNSRPNYLDSFWKLVNWDFVAKNFA; this comes from the coding sequence ATGGAACACAAACTGCCGGAACTGCCGTACGCGCTGGACGCGCTTGCCCCGCACATTTCCAAGGAAACCCTGGAATTCCACTACGGCAAGCATCATCAGACCTACATCACCAACCTGAACAACCTGGTCAAGGGCACCGAGTTTGAAAACGCCTCCCTGGAAGAGATCGTGAAGAAATCCTCCGGCGGCATCTTCAACAACGCGGCCCAAGTTTGGAACCACACCTTCTACTGGCTGGGCTTCGCCCCCAACGCCGGCGAAGAGCGCAAGCCCACCGGCGCGCTGGCCGACGCCATCAACGCCAAATGGGGTTCCCACGACGAATTCAAGAAAGCCTTCACCCAAACCGCCATCGGCACCTTCGGTTCCGGCTGGGCCTGGCTGGTGAAGAACACCGACGGCTCGCTGGACCTGGTATCCACCAGCAACGCCGCCACCCCGCTGACCACCGACAAGAAGCCGCTGCTGACCTGTGATGTGTGGGAGCACGCGTATTATATCGATTACCGCAACAGCCGCCCGAACTATCTGGACAGCTTCTGGAAGCTGGTGAACTGGGACTTCGTCGCCAAGAACTTCGCCTGA